The following proteins come from a genomic window of Polyangiaceae bacterium:
- a CDS encoding toprim domain-containing protein produces the protein MARVSEAEIRALKREISVERLAEARGVKLKKHGKDLIGLCPFHDDHEPSLVITPERNLWHCLGACQAGGSVIDWVMRAEAVSFRHAVELLRKDLPSLAAEAAESPAKPPPKKTLVPKLPPVVEQVASDQELLVEVVDYYHQTLLETPEARAYLEKRGLGSEEAIRHFRLGFANRTLSYRLPSRNQRTGSELRAALERLGVFRESGHEHLNGSLVVPIFDEAGQVVELYGRKITPHLRKGTPLHLYLPGPHRGVWNWQALRESKEIILCESLLDALTFWCAGHRNVTAAYGVEGFTDDHREAFRRHGVERVLIAYDRDEAGERAADKLARELGEAGIATARVLFPKGMDANEYALKVAPADKSLGLVLRQAVWLGSGETPAAEPSAEAQSIAEASPAPAPTPTAEETLPSLAASSEEPVQTAVAESEGDDIVFRFGDRRWRVRGLDKKAGPEQLRVNLLVAREGGGFHVDTLELYAARQRAVYVKLAAEELGLEERVIKHELGQVLLALEERQEAERAADSAKKPATISDADRAAALELLRSPGLCDQILEDFRRMGVVGEETNKLVGYLAATSRKLEEPLAVIIQSSSAAGKSSLMEAVLSLMPVEERVQYSAMTGQSLFYMGESDLAHKILAIVEEEGAERASYALKLLQSEGELTIASTGKDPATGRLVTQEYRVEGPVMIFLTTTAIEVDEELLNRCIVLTVDEGREQTRAIHDRQRRARTLEGVVARQERGRLMELHQNAQRLLRPLSVVNPYAEQLTFPDHRTRMRRDHMKYLALIEAIALLHQYQRPVREVEHRGTKLRYVEVTKADIALANRLTHEVLGRSLDELPPQTRRLLGLVDELVREETKRLGLERGDFRFSRRELRDRTGWGDTQLRVHLGRLLELEYVLAHRGRQGQSYAYELCWSASEDDGPFLPGLIDAEALEESSTISTSRGSKPNFAGGVRGGCGGVMRGVCGVAKTRRSRSKTAALAI, from the coding sequence ATGGCGAGAGTGAGCGAGGCAGAAATCCGGGCGTTGAAGCGGGAGATTTCGGTCGAGCGGCTGGCAGAAGCGCGGGGCGTGAAGCTGAAGAAGCACGGCAAGGATCTGATCGGCCTGTGCCCCTTCCACGACGACCACGAGCCGAGCCTGGTGATCACGCCGGAGCGAAACCTGTGGCACTGCCTCGGGGCGTGCCAGGCGGGCGGGAGCGTGATCGACTGGGTGATGAGGGCGGAGGCGGTGAGCTTCCGGCACGCGGTGGAGCTTTTGCGGAAGGACCTTCCCTCCTTAGCCGCCGAGGCTGCGGAGTCGCCGGCGAAGCCGCCGCCGAAGAAGACGCTGGTGCCGAAGCTGCCGCCGGTGGTGGAGCAGGTGGCGAGCGACCAGGAGCTGCTCGTGGAAGTGGTGGACTACTACCACCAGACGCTGCTCGAGACCCCGGAGGCCCGGGCGTACCTCGAGAAGCGCGGGCTCGGGAGCGAGGAGGCGATCCGTCACTTCCGCCTGGGCTTCGCGAACCGCACGCTCTCCTATCGCCTGCCCTCTCGCAATCAGCGCACGGGGAGCGAGCTCCGTGCGGCGCTGGAGCGGCTCGGTGTGTTTCGCGAGAGCGGGCACGAGCACCTGAACGGCTCCCTGGTCGTCCCGATCTTCGACGAGGCGGGCCAGGTGGTGGAGCTCTACGGGCGGAAGATCACCCCGCACCTGAGGAAAGGCACGCCGCTGCACCTGTACTTACCAGGGCCGCATCGAGGCGTCTGGAACTGGCAGGCGCTGCGGGAGTCGAAGGAGATCATCCTGTGCGAGAGCCTGCTCGACGCGCTCACGTTTTGGTGCGCGGGCCACCGAAACGTTACCGCGGCCTACGGCGTGGAGGGCTTCACGGACGATCACCGTGAGGCCTTTCGGCGTCACGGCGTCGAGCGGGTGCTGATCGCCTACGATCGCGACGAGGCGGGAGAGCGAGCAGCGGACAAGCTCGCCCGCGAGCTGGGCGAGGCGGGGATCGCGACCGCGCGGGTGTTGTTTCCGAAGGGGATGGACGCGAACGAGTACGCGCTGAAGGTCGCCCCGGCGGACAAGAGCCTGGGGCTGGTGCTGCGCCAGGCGGTGTGGCTCGGGAGCGGGGAGACGCCAGCGGCGGAGCCCAGCGCTGAGGCGCAGTCGATCGCCGAGGCGTCGCCGGCGCCGGCGCCCACGCCAACGGCAGAGGAGACCCTTCCCTCCTTAGCTGCTTCTTCTGAGGAGCCGGTGCAGACGGCGGTGGCGGAGAGCGAAGGAGACGACATCGTTTTCCGGTTTGGAGATCGGCGCTGGCGAGTGCGGGGTCTGGACAAGAAAGCGGGGCCGGAGCAGTTGCGCGTCAACTTGCTGGTCGCCCGAGAAGGCGGGGGCTTTCACGTGGACACGCTGGAGCTGTACGCGGCGAGGCAGCGAGCGGTGTACGTGAAGCTTGCGGCGGAGGAGCTGGGGCTCGAGGAGCGCGTGATCAAGCACGAGCTCGGCCAGGTGCTGCTCGCGCTGGAGGAGCGGCAGGAGGCGGAGCGCGCGGCGGACAGCGCGAAGAAGCCGGCCACGATCAGCGACGCAGATCGCGCGGCGGCGCTCGAGCTTTTGCGGTCGCCGGGGCTCTGCGATCAGATCTTGGAAGACTTCCGCCGCATGGGCGTTGTCGGCGAAGAAACGAACAAGCTCGTCGGCTACCTGGCGGCGACGAGCCGGAAGCTGGAGGAGCCGCTGGCGGTGATCATCCAAAGCTCGAGCGCGGCGGGGAAGAGCTCGCTGATGGAGGCGGTGCTGAGCCTGATGCCCGTCGAGGAGCGGGTGCAGTACTCGGCGATGACGGGGCAGAGCCTCTTCTACATGGGCGAGAGTGATCTGGCGCACAAGATCCTGGCCATCGTCGAAGAGGAGGGAGCGGAGCGAGCGAGCTACGCGCTGAAGCTCTTGCAGAGCGAGGGGGAGCTGACGATCGCGAGCACGGGCAAGGATCCAGCGACGGGGCGTCTGGTGACGCAGGAGTACCGGGTGGAGGGGCCGGTGATGATCTTCCTGACGACGACGGCGATCGAGGTGGACGAAGAGCTCTTGAACCGCTGCATCGTGCTGACGGTGGACGAGGGTCGGGAGCAGACGCGGGCGATCCACGATCGGCAGCGGCGAGCGCGGACGCTGGAGGGCGTCGTGGCTCGGCAAGAGCGCGGGCGGCTGATGGAGCTGCACCAGAACGCGCAGCGGCTGCTCAGGCCGCTCTCGGTGGTAAATCCGTACGCGGAGCAGCTCACGTTTCCCGATCACCGGACGCGGATGCGGCGGGACCACATGAAGTACCTGGCGCTGATCGAGGCCATCGCGCTGCTCCATCAATACCAGCGGCCGGTGCGAGAGGTGGAGCACCGAGGGACGAAGCTCCGGTACGTGGAGGTGACGAAGGCGGACATCGCGCTGGCGAATCGGCTGACGCACGAGGTGCTGGGACGGAGCCTGGACGAGCTTCCGCCGCAGACGCGGCGCTTGCTGGGGCTGGTGGACGAGCTGGTGAGGGAAGAGACGAAGCGGCTGGGGCTCGAGCGCGGAGATTTTCGCTTTAGTCGCCGAGAGCTGCGCGACCGCACGGGCTGGGGCGACACGCAGCTCCGCGTCCATCTGGGCCGGTTGCTCGAGCTGGAGTACGTGTTGGCGCACCGTGGACGCCAGGGCCAGAGCTACGCGTACGAGCTGTGCTGGAGCGCGAGCGAGGATGACGGACCATTCCTGCCCGGTTTGATCGACGCGGAAGCGCTGGAGGAGTCGTCTACGATTTCAACTTCGCGGGGGTCGAAGCCCAACTTCGCGGGGGGTGTGCGGGGTGGATGCGGGGGGGTGATGCGGGGGGTGTGCGGGGTGGCGAAGACGAGGCGAAGCCGCAGCAAAACAGCGGCGCTCGCGATCTGA
- the xerC gene encoding site-specific tyrosine recombinase XerC, with translation MPPKQGKKKKAPRVIGDPHDPEGFGVWVRRYLEWLAVRNYSPRTVGNAESSLRLFVEWCAARSLARPVELTKPILERYQRHLYHLRRPDGRPQLSFRSQHVRLSAVRGFFRWLVKQNVLSANPASELELPRLPARLPRDVLTVAEVERVMAQPDTRTAVGVRDRAIVEVLYSTGIRRSEVVALKLSDVDAERGTLMVREGKGQKDRMVPVGERALSWVSRYLRDVRPELVMPPDSGALFLTTLGEALTPDWLTQTVRRYVKEAELGKSGACHIFRHTMATLMLEGGADVRYIQEMLGHVHLDSTQVYTRVSIRKLKAIHDATHPGAKLERLAKTTGRREQGASAPAGPAETSTSPEPSSRRAASHGDEHDE, from the coding sequence ATGCCTCCGAAGCAGGGCAAGAAGAAGAAGGCGCCGCGGGTGATCGGCGATCCGCACGATCCGGAGGGCTTCGGGGTGTGGGTGCGTCGGTACCTGGAGTGGCTGGCGGTGCGGAACTACTCGCCGCGGACGGTGGGCAACGCGGAGTCGAGCTTGCGGCTCTTCGTGGAGTGGTGCGCGGCTCGGAGCCTGGCGAGGCCGGTGGAGCTGACGAAACCGATTCTGGAGCGCTACCAGCGGCACCTGTACCACCTGCGGCGCCCCGACGGCCGGCCGCAGCTGTCGTTTCGGTCGCAGCACGTGCGGCTGAGTGCGGTGCGGGGCTTCTTCCGGTGGCTGGTGAAACAGAACGTCCTCAGCGCCAACCCCGCGAGCGAGCTCGAGCTGCCGCGGCTTCCGGCCCGGCTGCCGCGGGACGTGCTGACGGTGGCGGAGGTGGAGCGAGTGATGGCGCAGCCGGACACGCGCACCGCAGTGGGCGTGCGGGACCGGGCCATCGTCGAGGTTTTGTACTCGACGGGGATCCGGCGGAGCGAGGTGGTGGCTCTGAAGCTGAGCGACGTGGACGCGGAGCGCGGCACGCTGATGGTGCGCGAGGGCAAGGGACAGAAAGACCGGATGGTGCCGGTCGGGGAGCGCGCGCTCTCGTGGGTGAGTCGCTACCTGCGCGACGTGCGACCGGAGCTGGTGATGCCACCGGACTCTGGAGCGCTGTTTCTGACGACGCTGGGCGAAGCGCTGACGCCGGACTGGCTGACGCAGACGGTGCGGCGTTACGTGAAGGAAGCGGAGCTCGGCAAGAGCGGCGCATGCCACATCTTCCGGCACACGATGGCGACGCTGATGCTCGAGGGCGGAGCGGACGTGCGTTACATCCAGGAGATGCTGGGGCACGTGCACCTCGACTCGACGCAGGTGTACACGCGCGTGAGCATCCGGAAGCTGAAGGCGATCCACGACGCGACGCACCCCGGGGCGAAGCTCGAGCGGCTGGCGAAGACGACGGGGCGACGCGAGCAAGGAGCTTCCGCACCGGCCGGGCCGGCCGAAACGTCCACGTCGCCGGAACCCTCCTCGCGCAGGGCGGCGAGTCACGGCGACGAGCACGACGAGTGA
- a CDS encoding RHS repeat-associated core domain-containing protein, with translation MRAQERVGLARFEVTEGTRENRCAGTTNASDSCFTGKEEDIDVGLTYFGKRYLSPYLNRWISPDPLAVHGLGADLNLYAYVSGRALKAVDPLGLQEAPKDSIPDGWSFTVTGCGQEGVACQAGDDVAGAPGSTGASSTGGEAPGVAAAHGAATGFLGSVTPNGDNATASVADTVNKNASPNERRGFGVGLMAGAAAGAGTSTYVTYRWLLYLAGEAGGGGSGPAAGAVVSTYLMAGLLSMYVEYLALGQAGRNAEVGYKMSRTSSKSATSTASRGGANPKTQKAAARGSKLHSDKPGHLPDQLRARYPNTDFEFTKPGVAGQDVHVTGGQHPSSYTGSKWPQGVDYADFKPDTPGGRKTFSRDQRLKWKQPTFMLPYDPRSGTLTP, from the coding sequence TTGCGCGCGCAGGAACGCGTCGGGCTCGCGCGCTTCGAAGTCACGGAAGGCACCCGGGAAAATCGGTGTGCGGGTACGACGAATGCGTCGGACTCATGTTTCACCGGGAAGGAAGAGGACATCGACGTCGGCCTCACGTACTTCGGCAAGCGGTATCTGTCGCCGTATCTGAATCGGTGGATCAGTCCGGATCCGCTCGCGGTGCATGGGCTGGGGGCGGACCTGAATCTGTACGCGTACGTGTCGGGGCGCGCGTTGAAGGCGGTCGATCCACTTGGTCTGCAGGAAGCTCCCAAGGACTCGATTCCAGATGGCTGGAGCTTCACGGTCACCGGCTGCGGTCAGGAAGGTGTTGCCTGCCAAGCCGGGGACGACGTCGCCGGTGCGCCGGGTAGTACCGGGGCTTCGTCGACTGGCGGAGAAGCGCCGGGTGTTGCGGCTGCGCATGGTGCAGCAACCGGCTTCCTCGGGTCGGTGACGCCGAACGGCGATAACGCGACAGCAAGCGTTGCAGATACCGTCAACAAGAATGCGTCGCCGAACGAACGTCGAGGATTCGGCGTTGGATTGATGGCTGGCGCGGCGGCCGGTGCAGGGACAAGCACGTACGTGACCTACCGATGGCTCTTGTACTTGGCCGGGGAAGCTGGCGGCGGAGGTAGCGGGCCTGCTGCAGGAGCGGTCGTCAGCACCTATCTGATGGCGGGTCTACTGTCGATGTACGTCGAGTACCTCGCGCTTGGACAAGCTGGCCGCAATGCAGAAGTGGGCTACAAGATGTCCCGAACTTCGAGCAAGTCGGCGACTTCAACGGCATCGCGGGGTGGGGCAAATCCGAAGACGCAGAAGGCTGCTGCACGAGGCAGCAAACTCCACTCGGACAAGCCTGGGCATCTTCCGGACCAGCTGCGAGCCCGATACCCAAACACGGACTTCGAGTTCACTAAGCCCGGTGTGGCAGGCCAGGACGTCCACGTTACGGGGGGGCAGCACCCCTCGTCTTACACGGGCTCGAAATGGCCCCAAGGAGTCGACTATGCTGACTTCAAGCCAGATACGCCCGGGGGAAGGAAGACCTTTTCTCGCGATCAACGCCTGAAGTGGAAGCAGCCAACATTCATGCTGCCGTATGATCCGAGGAGCGGGACGCTGACGCCATGA
- a CDS encoding helix-turn-helix transcriptional regulator has protein sequence MPRRLSRPRPKQAARLVALRKAAGLSQVELADAVRVSPKSIAYWETSATPPRSDVLPRLAKALGVRVEELLGERPVEPRRPGPVGKLQRVFEQAVALPRREQELVAKFVATLIAEHQRRAG, from the coding sequence ATGCCTCGTCGTCTCTCCAGACCTCGCCCCAAACAGGCGGCTCGTCTGGTGGCTCTGCGAAAAGCGGCCGGCCTCAGCCAGGTCGAGCTCGCCGACGCCGTGCGCGTTTCTCCCAAATCCATCGCCTACTGGGAGACATCCGCAACTCCTCCCCGCTCCGACGTGCTGCCCCGCCTAGCAAAGGCTCTCGGCGTCCGCGTCGAAGAGCTGCTCGGCGAGCGTCCCGTCGAGCCGCGCAGGCCCGGGCCCGTCGGAAAGCTCCAGCGCGTCTTCGAGCAGGCCGTGGCCTTGCCCAGGCGCGAGCAGGAACTCGTCGCCAAATTCGTCGCCACGCTGATCGCCGAGCACCAGCGCCGCGCGGGCTGA
- a CDS encoding RHS repeat-associated core domain-containing protein has translation MRRRKHASGDFQVRAQERVRLARFEVTEGTRENRCARTTNASDSCFTGKEEDIDVGLTYFGKRYLSPYLNRWISPDPLAVHGLGADLNLYAYVSGRALKAVDPLGLQEALATLIPDGWSFTVTGCGQEGVASLLGTTSPVRRVVPGLRRLAEKRRVLRLRMVQQPASSGR, from the coding sequence GTGCGCAGGCGAAAACACGCGTCTGGGGATTTTCAGGTGCGCGCGCAGGAACGCGTCCGGCTCGCGCGCTTCGAAGTCACGGAAGGCACCCGGGAAAATCGGTGCGCGCGTACGACGAACGCGTCGGACTCATGTTTCACCGGGAAGGAAGAGGACATCGACGTCGGCCTCACGTACTTCGGCAAGCGGTATCTGTCGCCGTATCTGAATCGGTGGATCAGTCCGGATCCGCTCGCGGTGCATGGGCTGGGGGCGGACCTGAATCTGTACGCGTACGTGTCGGGGCGCGCGTTGAAGGCGGTCGATCCACTTGGTCTGCAGGAAGCCCTGGCGACTCTGATTCCAGATGGCTGGAGTTTCACGGTCACCGGCTGCGGTCAGGAAGGTGTTGCCTCGCTGCTGGGGACGACGTCGCCGGTGCGCCGGGTAGTACCGGGGCTTCGTCGACTGGCGGAGAAGCGCCGGGTGTTGCGGCTGCGCATGGTGCAGCAACCGGCTTCCTCGGGTCGGTGA